From a single Streptomyces sp. NBC_00377 genomic region:
- the glgX gene encoding glycogen debranching protein GlgX, translating to MPAWSGHPFPLGADFDGQGTNFALFSEVAERVDLVLVDDDGTAREVPLTEVDGFVRHAYLPGTGPGQRYGFRVHGPWDPSSGHRCNPAKLLLDPYARAVDGQIDNHASLFERAGDRPDPSDSAGHTMLGVVTDPAFDWGDDEPRRRPYADTVIYEAHVRGLTRTHPDVPPELRGTYAGLAHPAVTGHLVSLGITAIELMPVHQYVQDGVLTDRGLSNYWGYNTIGFFAPHNGYAAGGTRGEQVAEFKSMVKALHEAGLEVILDVVYNHTAEGNEKGPTLSFRGIDNASYYRLVDGDWAHYYDTTGTGNSLLMRHPHVLQLIMDSLRYWVTEMHVDGFRFDLAATLARQFHEVDRLSVFFDLIQQDPVISRVKLIAEPWDVGEGGYQVGNFPALWSEWNGLYRDAVRDFWRSEPGSLGEFASRLTGSPDLYAHSRRRPRASVNFVTAHDGFTLRDLVSYNDKHNEANGEDDKDGENTNRSWNCGTEGPTERPAVLELRSRQQRNLLATLLLSQGIPMIGHGDELGRTQGGNNNAYCQDSEVSWVDWRLTDEQQSLRDFCRRLVALRAAHPVLRRRRYFRGKTVRHAGQPLSDLVWLRPDAGEMTDHDWQRDDAHSVGVFLNGDAIAEPDPRGRPVVDDSFLLLFNSYWEPVVFRLPGAAYGERWTVCADTAEPDAGPDETEYKAGAEVTLEARSLIVLARPPRRSA from the coding sequence CACTGTTCAGCGAGGTCGCCGAACGCGTCGACCTCGTCCTCGTCGACGACGACGGCACCGCCCGCGAAGTCCCGCTCACCGAGGTCGACGGCTTCGTCCGGCACGCCTATCTGCCCGGGACCGGCCCGGGGCAGCGCTACGGCTTCCGCGTGCACGGGCCCTGGGACCCGTCCTCCGGGCATCGTTGCAATCCGGCGAAGCTGCTCCTCGACCCCTACGCCCGTGCCGTCGACGGCCAGATCGACAACCACGCCTCCCTGTTCGAGCGGGCCGGTGACCGCCCCGACCCGTCGGACAGTGCCGGGCACACCATGCTCGGCGTGGTCACCGACCCCGCGTTCGACTGGGGCGACGACGAACCGCGCCGACGCCCCTACGCCGACACGGTGATCTACGAGGCCCATGTGCGCGGCCTGACCCGTACCCACCCCGACGTGCCGCCCGAGCTGCGGGGCACCTACGCCGGCCTCGCGCACCCCGCGGTGACCGGGCACCTCGTCTCGTTGGGCATCACTGCGATCGAGCTGATGCCCGTGCATCAGTACGTGCAGGACGGCGTGCTGACGGACCGGGGGCTCTCCAACTACTGGGGCTACAACACCATCGGCTTCTTCGCCCCGCACAACGGCTATGCCGCCGGAGGCACCCGCGGCGAGCAGGTCGCCGAGTTCAAGTCCATGGTGAAGGCGCTCCACGAGGCCGGTCTCGAAGTGATCCTGGACGTCGTCTACAACCACACCGCCGAGGGCAACGAGAAGGGTCCCACCCTCTCCTTCCGGGGCATCGACAACGCCTCCTACTACCGGCTCGTGGACGGCGACTGGGCGCACTACTACGACACCACCGGGACCGGCAACAGCCTGCTCATGCGCCACCCGCACGTCCTCCAGCTGATCATGGACTCGCTGCGGTACTGGGTGACCGAGATGCATGTCGACGGCTTCCGGTTCGACCTCGCGGCCACACTCGCCCGCCAGTTCCACGAGGTGGACCGGCTCTCCGTGTTCTTCGACCTCATCCAGCAGGACCCCGTGATCAGCCGGGTCAAACTGATCGCCGAACCGTGGGACGTCGGCGAGGGCGGCTATCAGGTGGGCAACTTCCCCGCGCTGTGGTCGGAGTGGAACGGCCTCTACCGTGACGCCGTACGCGACTTCTGGCGGTCGGAACCCGGTTCGCTGGGCGAGTTCGCCTCCCGGCTGACCGGCTCCCCGGACCTGTACGCCCACAGCAGGCGCCGCCCGCGCGCCAGCGTCAACTTCGTCACCGCCCACGACGGGTTCACCCTGCGCGACCTCGTCTCGTACAACGACAAGCACAACGAGGCCAACGGCGAGGACGACAAGGACGGCGAGAACACCAACCGTTCCTGGAACTGCGGGACGGAGGGTCCCACCGAGCGCCCCGCGGTGCTCGAACTGCGGTCCAGGCAGCAGCGCAATCTGCTCGCCACGCTGCTGCTGTCGCAGGGCATCCCGATGATCGGCCACGGCGACGAACTCGGCCGCACCCAGGGCGGCAACAACAACGCCTACTGCCAGGACAGCGAAGTCTCGTGGGTGGACTGGCGGTTGACCGACGAGCAGCAGAGCCTCAGGGACTTCTGCCGGCGTCTGGTCGCCCTGCGTGCCGCCCACCCCGTGCTGCGCCGGCGCCGGTACTTCCGGGGAAAAACCGTCAGGCACGCCGGGCAGCCGCTGTCGGATCTGGTCTGGCTGCGGCCGGACGCGGGCGAGATGACGGACCACGACTGGCAGCGCGACGACGCGCACAGCGTCGGTGTCTTCCTCAACGGCGACGCCATCGCCGAACCCGACCCCCGCGGCCGGCCCGTCGTGGACGACTCGTTCCTGCTGCTGTTCAACAGCTACTGGGAACCGGTCGTCTTCCGGCTGCCCGGCGCCGCGTACGGCGAGCGCTGGACGGTGTGCGCCGACACCGCGGAGCCGGACGCAGGCCCGGACGAGACGGAGTACAAGGCGGGCGCGGAGGTGACACTGGAGGCCCGCAGTCTGATCGTGCTGGCACGGCCCCCGCGCCGTTCGGCGTGA
- a CDS encoding VOC family protein: MNRRPTSAPGARGSVSTDSVFGAPCWVSLTSRNLDATQDFYRAVLGWEWRRGVLGDHFRTALVGNVPVAGVAAVASMWQMAVAWTPYFAVPAADVAASRARERGGTVAVGPISLPPGRAALLADRDGATFGIWEGELIGNWEAWRQAAPAFIRLHTRDAFDSAIFYGEILDWATDRPGSVEVHYERGEVVLRSRGDVVARIESGALEAAPDPTIRPHWQVHFAVADVAACARAAEKHGGSVLVETGHEAVLRDPDGAQFTVTSRRQR, translated from the coding sequence ATGAACCGTCGCCCGACATCCGCCCCCGGTGCACGCGGATCCGTCTCCACGGACTCCGTGTTCGGTGCGCCCTGCTGGGTGAGTCTGACCAGCCGCAACCTGGACGCCACGCAGGACTTCTACCGGGCCGTGCTGGGCTGGGAGTGGCGCCGGGGCGTGCTCGGCGACCACTTCCGTACGGCGCTGGTCGGCAACGTCCCGGTCGCCGGGGTCGCCGCCGTCGCCTCGATGTGGCAGATGGCGGTCGCCTGGACGCCGTACTTCGCCGTACCCGCCGCGGACGTGGCCGCGTCCCGGGCCAGGGAGCGCGGCGGGACCGTGGCCGTCGGGCCGATCTCGCTGCCGCCCGGCCGGGCGGCACTCCTGGCCGACCGGGACGGGGCGACCTTCGGGATCTGGGAGGGGGAGCTGATCGGCAACTGGGAGGCCTGGCGGCAGGCGGCGCCCGCCTTCATCAGACTCCACACCCGCGACGCCTTCGACTCCGCCATCTTCTACGGCGAGATCCTCGACTGGGCGACAGACCGTCCGGGCAGCGTCGAGGTCCACTACGAGCGCGGCGAGGTCGTGCTGCGCAGCCGGGGCGATGTCGTCGCGCGGATCGAGTCGGGCGCGCTGGAGGCGGCGCCCGACCCCACCATCCGCCCGCACTGGCAGGTCCACTTCGCCGTCGCGGACGTGGCGGCCTGCGCCCGGGCCGCGGAGAAGCACGGCGGCAGCGTGCTGGTCGAGACAGGCCACGAGGCCGTGCTGCGCGATCCGGACGGCGCCCAGTTCACCGTGACCTCACGCCGGCAGCGCTGA
- a CDS encoding ANTAR domain-containing protein, producing MSRVPHGPSDETARIFALQEEVDQLKEAIASHAVVDQAIGVVVALGRMAPDQGWQVLKEVSQHTNIRLRNVAELILVWGRTGEMPQEIRAQLEDLLDRYGPTQIPGAPPLE from the coding sequence GTGAGCCGAGTACCGCACGGACCGAGTGACGAAACGGCGCGGATCTTCGCGCTCCAGGAGGAGGTCGACCAGCTGAAGGAGGCGATCGCCTCCCACGCCGTGGTGGACCAGGCGATAGGGGTCGTGGTGGCTCTCGGGCGGATGGCGCCGGACCAGGGCTGGCAGGTGCTGAAGGAGGTCTCGCAGCACACCAACATCAGGCTGCGCAACGTCGCCGAACTGATTCTCGTCTGGGGACGCACGGGGGAGATGCCGCAGGAGATCCGCGCGCAGCTGGAGGACCTCCTCGACCGGTACGGCCCCACCCAGATCCCGGGTGCGCCGCCGTTGGAGTGA
- a CDS encoding SigB/SigF/SigG family RNA polymerase sigma factor translates to MPSTVRTRQHPHDDAPDTGESFVRLAALSDGPERQALRDELVRLWLPMAERIAIRFRGRGENLEDLYQVAALGLVKAVDHYDPERGRAFEAYAVPTITGEIKRHFRDHMWTLHVPRRVQDLRNRVRNAAKELSQTTPGGPPSIAEIAAYTQLTEDEVRTGAEALECFSALSLEAELPGTDGYALEDALGDPDPGYDTVVDRVAAAPCLRALPERERKILYLRFFAGMTQSRIAEELGISQMHVSRLLSGCFARLREEIAAETT, encoded by the coding sequence ATGCCCAGCACCGTCAGAACCAGACAACACCCCCACGACGACGCCCCGGACACCGGCGAGTCGTTCGTACGGCTGGCCGCCCTGTCCGACGGGCCGGAGCGCCAGGCGCTCCGGGACGAACTGGTCCGCCTGTGGCTGCCCATGGCCGAGCGGATCGCCATCCGTTTCCGCGGGCGCGGAGAGAACCTCGAGGACCTCTACCAGGTCGCCGCCCTGGGACTCGTGAAGGCCGTCGACCACTACGATCCCGAGCGCGGCCGCGCCTTCGAGGCGTACGCGGTACCGACGATCACCGGTGAGATCAAGCGGCACTTCCGCGACCACATGTGGACCCTGCACGTACCGCGCCGGGTCCAGGACCTGCGCAACCGGGTGCGCAACGCCGCGAAGGAGCTGTCGCAGACGACTCCGGGCGGGCCGCCGAGCATCGCCGAGATCGCCGCGTACACGCAGCTGACCGAGGACGAGGTGCGTACCGGGGCAGAGGCGCTGGAGTGCTTCTCCGCGCTGTCACTGGAGGCCGAGCTGCCGGGCACCGACGGCTACGCGCTCGAGGACGCCCTCGGCGACCCCGATCCGGGCTACGACACGGTCGTCGACCGGGTGGCCGCGGCGCCCTGTCTGCGGGCCCTCCCGGAGCGCGAACGGAAGATCCTGTACCTGCGGTTCTTCGCGGGCATGACGCAGAGCCGGATAGCGGAGGAACTGGGCATCTCGCAGATGCACGTCTCACGGCTGCTCAGCGGCTGCTTCGCACGGCTGCGCGAGGAGATCGCCGCCGAGACGACGTGA